From a region of the Salvelinus namaycush isolate Seneca chromosome 40, SaNama_1.0, whole genome shotgun sequence genome:
- the LOC120033300 gene encoding carboxy-terminal domain RNA polymerase II polypeptide A small phosphatase 1-like — MDHQSSIITQVSRDEEANREKGPPPSSSKKPRSRGLFHSLFCCLCHDQAEPPPVNNNAPLLVEENGTVSKVQVRPLLPQAKSKDAGKICVVIDLDETLVHSSFKPVNNADFIIPVEIDGTVHQVYVLKRPHVDEFLKRMGELFECILFTASLAKYADPVSDLLDKWGAFRGRLFRESCVFHRGNYVKDLSRLGRDLNKVIIIDNSPASYVFHPDNAVPVASWFDDMADTELLDLIPFFEGLSKVEDVYTVLRQQRDSS; from the exons AATAATCACGCAAGTTAGTCGAGATGAAGAGGCGAATAGAGAGAAGG GTCCCCCACCCTCATCGTCTAAGAAGCCCAGGAGTCGAGGCCTGTTCCACAGCCTCTTCTGCTGCCTATGTCATGACCAGGCGGAGCCCCCTCCGGTCAACAACAACGCCCCGCTACTGGTGGAGGAGAACGGGACTGTCTCCAAG GTCCAAGTCAGACCGCTGCTGCCTCAGGCCAAGTCAAAAGACGCAGGGAAGATCTGTGTTGTCATAGACCTGGATGAAACACTGGTCCACAGCTCATTCAAG CCGGTGAACAATGCTGATTTTATCATTCCCGTAGAGATCGATGGAACTGTTCATCAG GTATATGTGTTGAAGCGACCTCACGTGGATGAGTTCCTGAAGAGGATGGGAGAGCTGTTTGAATGTATTCTGTTCACAGCTAGCCTGGCTAAG TATGCTGACCCAGTGTCAGACCTGCTGGATAAGTGGGGTGCGTTCCGCGGCCGTCTGTTCCGTGAGTCGTGTGTGTTCCACCGGGGGAACTACGTGAAGGACCTGAGTCGTCTGGGCAGGGACCTGAACAAGGTCATCATCATAGACAACTCCCCAGCCTCCTACGTCTTTCACCCAGACAACGCT GTGCCTGTGGCGTCGTGGTTCGATGACATGGCCGACACCGAGCTCCTGGATCTAATCCCCTTCTTCGAAGGGCTCAGTAAAGTGGAAGATGTCTACACGGTGCTCAGGCAACAGAGGGACTCCAGCTAG
- the LOC120033259 gene encoding obscurin-like protein 1: MDIFGGAPRVLGYSRPVVAQCGTDAVLQCKIGGNPRPEVVWEKKNVQIPSEGRYRLSEEGKAYFLHITGVRLEDAGQYICKASNSVGETCAPATLKVEGNSQERQGAQKQTEVNRNGEVEQRNGEVDQQSGEVEEKGEGSEREKKKQRYEGSDDRPHFLIKPLSLRVDRGEDAAFSCKLSGNPLPQVVWEKDGKKLSDIFESAHFNVSSQDGGWFQLKIFRTRMPDGGVYTCRAHNNQGGALAGAVLLVELVPERQESGASTSNGCSNGQTSPRSIRHRMGRHGSSRQPDEPNLNSSNVKKFAVSEGKHAKFRCFVTGKPKPEIIWKKDGAPLEAGRRHLLFEDREGYYTLKVMYCKHQDTGLYVCAASNALGHTLSSVYLTVKAPAVRFRRSLQDVEVKERGMAVLECEVPNEGIPTAWYLEDQRLQPGGKYGIEQKGTRRRLTIRDVGADDDGVYLCEMPDGGKSIAELAVKGTIVKKLPRKLDVLEGENAVFCVEVEEENMDVHWFKDGLKLRESHQTILKSFGKTHILVFVSVCHGDTGVVTFVVGRSKTSSRLRVKAARHSPPICPVGVEMDVDRPNSVLLSWEPAPTSQTTTRSVYVLERQEVGSQEWLRCATSDTATSAEVMGDSVPCEGDYRFRVCCINKYGRSGHVEFPKVVHLVPGPKIRTPLRGCEVTEGEDALFSIDLSVMVTGIWFLNSTQLQDTQHYSIQQANTQHSLVIHSTKVEDHEAEVTFIANGVRDSAVLKVQAAVVKFSLMSESDSNKRVETGNPVVLYCEVSHPSARVAWFKDGVGLQVTDGLNIQSEGNMRRIVIQSAEFSDSGVYTCETMGDVIKFNVEVEGPPVQFSGVPEEELQKSAMELDPVVLTCEVSREDANATWYKDGVEVQASNNITIQTEGTMRRLIIRCAETSDAGTYSCQSGDNSLSFTVNIKEPPVMIVEPKEDVVMEGHISEQVVLQCELSRSSGEVHWFKDGLQVLETENVQLTSEGPYRRLTVLCCSAEDSGEYVCDTDGDSVFFQVTITELPVRIVSPTESELELTSLTSERLELSCEISQPDAQVRWYRDGLEVEESASLILEVQGAHRTLVIPTTTVEDTGEYVCDTEDDSVTWLVTITEPPVKLARSETMSDVMDCFSGDPIVLEIEVSRFNAEVIWMKDGGEVEESSDVTITEDGLIRRLTIRTPSPGDSGKYTCLASDDLIDFQVKVSEPPVKIVNRSEVKTEVKSLPSNDIELECELSRANAVAKWYKDGRRLNEDERFCEEEEGAFRSLVILNAELEDCGDYFLDAGDDNITFHVTVQEPPVTILGNSEDADYQEMVAGDDLILACEVSRANAPVQWYCNDRQLTSDDRTYIESYGTLRKLILSDILPSDSGKYMCDAIDDKMVTMVKIQVPRVVEFLTELHNTMVLEGEDATFKCVVSPEDVQLVWGMDGELVVMGARFQATQNGLCHTMVIKSCQVLDSSKITVEAEGNVSKATLKVQEAQVTFTKKMEAVMAEEYGDATMETEVSLDTGEVQWMRQGVVIQPGPRHTLGQSGLKRSLTICNLNLSDRGTYRCETLHDRTQVKLNVEPRKIAIRKGLAETDTFERETASFEVELSHTGVEGVWQKDGIRVKPSNHWRVSCNGLVHGLTLSNLTLEDTGTIVFSAEGVRTSARLTVKETPVTIMKKLIDMRLEQGSPATLECELSRQNVEVRWLKNGTELKPGKTQYRIYSMGRKRFCQLLQCSLSDAGTYTCDVGDVNTSCNLEVYEPELEVLHGLEDLYVQEDQNAVFMCEVSMEDVTGEWYKDGHKIRPTSTIKIRTEGTKHFLLMCSVKAEDSGEIRFVTKQTESTAYLEVEEAPVSIVKPLRDRTALEKHRVILDCTVSTPRCELTWYRGKAELVSSDRLEIHSDGCYHKLTIHEATVEDEGTYSIEVGEHTSTAQLLVEAQSLVIETELEDVAVTAPDQACFQCEVSVAISRPPVWTLNGETIQSSPDVRLENHRTVHKLNLKQTRPDMSGMVTFAMGKAKSSAKLNVMWK, encoded by the exons ATGGACATATTCGGTGGTGCCCCCCGTGTACTGGGCTACTCGCGCCCCGTGGTGGCACAGTGTGGCACGGACGCCGTCCTGCAATGCAAGATCGGCGGCAACCCTCGTCCTGAGGTGGTCTGGGAGAAGAAGAATGTACAGATCCCATCAGAGGGACGCTACAGGCTGTCGGAGGAGGGCAAGGCCTACTTCCTACACATCACTGGGGTCAGGCTGGAGGACGCAGGCCAGTATATCTGCAAGGCCAGTAACAGCGTGGGTGAGACGTGCGCCCCTGCCACACTGAAGGTGGAGGGGAACAGTCAGGAGCGGCAAGGGgcacagaaacagacagaggtCAATAGG AATGGAGAGGTAGAGCAGAGGAATGGAGAGGTAGACCAACAGAGCGGAGAGGTAGAGGAAAAGGGAGAGGGGAGTGAGCGGGAGAAAAAGAAGCAGCGCTATGAAGGGTCAGACGACAGACCTCACTTCCTCATCAAGCCCCTCTCCTTGAGGGTGGACCGGGGCGAGGACGCAGCCTTCTCCTGTAAGCTGTCGGGCAACCCTCTGCCCCAGGTGGTGTGGGAGAAGGACGGGAAGAAGCTGAGCGACATCTTCGAGAGCGCCCACTTCAACGTCAGCAGCCAGGACGGAGGCTGGTTCCAGCTGAAGATCTTCCGGACGCGGATGCCCGACGGGGGTGTCTATACCTGCAGAGCTCATAACAATCAAGGAGGGGCGCTGGCGGGCGCAGTGCTGCTTGTGGAGCTCGTCCCGGAACGGCAGGAGAGCGGGGCGTCCACGTCAAATGGGTGCAGCAACGGGCAGACATCACCTCGTAGTATAAGGCACAGGATGGGGAGACACGGTTCGTCCAGACAGCCGGACGAGCCCAATCTGAACTCGTCCAATGTGAAGAAATTTGCGGTTTCGGAGGGGAAACATGCTAAGTTCCGCTGCTTCGTGACAGGGAAACCTAAGCCTGAGATCATCTGGAAGAAAGACGGAGCGCCCCTAGAGGCTGGGAGGCGTCACCTTCTGTTTGAGGACAGAGAGGGTTACTACACGCTCAAAGTGATGTACTGTAAACATCAGGACACAGGGCTGTACGTGTGTGCTGCGTCCAACGCTCTGGGACACACCCTCAGCTCTGTTTACCTGACGGTCAAAG CTCCAGCGGTGCGGTTCAGGCGGTCACTGCAAGACGTGGAGGTGAAAGAGAGAGGCATGGCCGTGTTGGAGTGTGAGGTACCTAATGAGGGCATCCCTACTGCCTGGTACCTGGAGGACCAGAGACTGCAGCCAGGAGGTAAATACGGCATAGAGCAGAAAGGAACCAGGCGCAGGCTCACTATCCGAGATGTAGGAGCAGACGACGATGGGGTCTATCTCTGTGAGATGCCTGATGGAGGGAAGAGTATCGCTGAGCTGGCCGTCAAAG GCACAATTGTTAAAAAACTTCCTCGAAAACTAGACGTGTTGGAGGGGGAGAACGCAGTGTTCtgtgtggaggtagaggaggagaacaTGGATGTCCACTGGTTCAAAGATGGCCTGAAGCTACGCGAGAGCCACCAGACTATCCTCAAGTCCTTTGGTAAAACCCACATCCTGGTGTTCGTCAGCGTCTGCCATGGGGACACTGGGGTCGTGACCTTCGTTGTGGGAAGATCCAAGACCTCATCCCGGCTCAGAGTCAAAG CTGCCAGACACagccctcccatctgtccagTGGGGGTGGAGATGGATGTGGACAGGCCCAACAGCGTGCTCCTCTCCTGGGAGCCGGCCCCCACCAGCCAGACCACCACGCGCTCCGTCTATGTCCTGGAGAGACAGGAAGTGGGATCACAGGAGTGGCTGAGGTGTGCGACCTCCGACACGGCGACCTCCGCAGAGGTCATGGGCGACAGCGTGCCGTGCGAGGGCGATTACCGCTTCCGCGTCTGCTGCATCAATAAGTATGGTCGTAGTGGACACGTGGAGTTCCCTAAAGTCGTCCATCTTG TGCCAGGTCCCAAGATAAGGACCCCTCTCCGGGGCTGTGAGGTGACGGAGGGGGAGGACGCCCTGTTCTCCATCGATCTGTCAGTGATGGTGACGGGCATCTGGTTCCTGAACAGCACCCAGCTACAGGATACCCAACACTACTCTATCCAACAGGCCAATACACAGCACTCCCTGGTAATCCACAGCACCAAGGTGGAAGACCACGAGGCAGAGGTCACCTTCATCGCCAACGGAGTCAGAGACTCAGCAGTTCTCAAGGTTCAAG CTGCGGTGGTGAAGTTCAGCCTAATGTCAGAGTCAGACAGTAACAAGAGGGTGGAGACTGGTAACCCTGTGGTCCTGTACTGTGAGGTGTCCCACCCCTCAGCCAGGGTGGCCTGGTTCAAGGATGGGGTGGGGCTACAGGTGACAGACGGCCTCAACATCCAATCAGAAGGCAACATGAGAAGGATCGTTATCCAATCGGCTGAGTTCAGCGACTCTGGCGTGTACACATGCGAGACGATGGGTGATGTCATCAAATTCAACGTGGAGGTTGAAG gTCCCCCTGTGCAGTTCAGTGGGGTCCCTGAGGAGGAGCTCCAGAAGTCTGCCATGGAGCTGGATCCTGTGGTGCTCACCTGTGAGGTTTCCAGAGAGGACGCCAACGCTACCTG GTATAAGGATGGGGTTGAGGTCCAGGCCAGTAATAACATCACCATACAAACAGAGGGCACCATGAGGAGACTGATCATCCGTTGTGCTGAGACCTCAGACGCAGGAACCTACAGCTGTCAATCAGGAGACAACAGCCTCTCATTCACTGTCAACATCAAAG agcctccagtgatgatcgtGGAGCCCAAGGAGGACGTGGTTATGGAGGGTCATATCTCTGAGCAGGTGGTGCTGCAGTGTGAGCTGTCCCGCTCCAGCGGTGAGGTCCACTGGTTTAAGGACGGCCTTCAGGTCCTGGAGACGGAGAACGTCCAGCTGACGTCCGAGGGACCGTACAGGAGGCTGACCGTCCTCTGCTGCTCGGCAGAAGATTCCGGAGAGTACGTCTGCGACACGGATGGAGACTCTGTGTTCTTCCAGGTCACCATCACAG AGCTTCCGGTGCGAATCGTCTCCCCCACTGAGTCTGAGCTGGAGCTGACCAGCCTGACCTCTGAGAGGCTGGAGCTCAGCTGTGAGATCTCCCAGCCTGATGCCCAGGTACGGTGGTACCGAGACGGGCTGGAGGTGGAGGAGAGTGCCTCTCTCATCCTGGAGGTCCAGGGAGCCCACAGGACACTGGTCATCCCCACGACCACTGTGGAGGACACAGGAGAGTATGTGTGTGACACAGAGGATGACTCGGTCACATGGCTGGTCACTATTACAG AGCCTCCTGTGAAGCTGGCCCGCTCTGAAACAATGTCTGACGTAATGGACTGTTTCTCTGGAGACCCCATCGTCCTGGAGATCGAGGTGTCACGGTTCAACGCTGAGGTGATCTGGATGAaggatggaggagaggtggaggagagcaGTGATGTCACCATCACTGAGGATGGACTCATCCGCCGCCTCACCATCCGCACGCCCTCCCCGGGGGACTCTGGGAAATACACCTGTCTTGCCTCAGATGACCTCATCGACTTCCAGGTCAAGGTGTCAG AGCCCCCAGTGAAGATTGTGAATAGGTCAGAAGTCAAGACAGAGGTCAAGTCCCTGCCCTCTAATGACATCGAGTTGGAGTGTGAACTCTCCAGGGCCAATGCCGTCGCTAAGTGGTACAAAGATGGCCGCCGGTTAAACGAGGACGAGAGGTTCTGTGAGGAGGAAGAAGGGGCGTTCCGCTCCCTGGTGATCCTTAACGCTGAGCTGGAAGATTGCGGAGACTACTTCCTTGATGCTGGAGATGACAACATCACCTTCCATGTCACTGTGCAAG aGCCTCCAGTGACCATCCTGGGGAACTCTGAGGACGCAGACTACCAGGAGATGGTTGCCGGGGACGACCTGATCCTGGCCTGTGAGGTGTCCCGGGCCAATGCCCCTGTCCAGTGGTACTGTAACGACAGACAGCTGACTAGCGATGACCGGACCTACATCGAGAGCTACGGCACGCTGAGGAAACTCATCCTCTCTGACATCCTGCCCTCCGACTCTGGGAAGTACATGTGTGATGCTATCGATGACAAGATGGTCACCATGGTGAAGATCCAAG tGCCCCGCGTGGTAGAGTTCTTGACAGAGCTCCACAACACCATGGTGTTAGAGGGAGAGGACGCCACCTTCAAGTGCGTGGTGTCGCCAGAGGACGTGCAGCTGGTGTGGGGGATGGACGGCGAGCTCGTCGTCATGGGTGCCCGTTTCCAGGCGACGCAGAACGGCCTGTGTCACACCATGGTGATCAAGAGCTGTCAGGTCCTGGACTCCTCTAAGATCACAGTGGAGGCTGAGGGGAACGTGTCCAAGGCCACCCTCAAAGTACAGG AAGCTCAGGTGACCTTCACTAAGAAGATGGAGGCGGTGATGGCCGAGGAGTACGGAGACGCTACCATGGAAACAGAGGTCAGTCTGGACACGGGCGAGGTCCAGTGGATGAGGCAGGGTGTGGTCATCCAGCCAGGACCCCGACACACCCTGGGCCAGAGCGGACTCAAACGCAGCCTGACCATCTGCAACCTCAACCTCTCTGACCGCGGAACCTACCGCTGTGAAACCCTACACGACCGCACGCAGGTCAAACTCAACGTGGAGC CCCGTAAGATCGCCATCCGTAAGGGTCTGGCGGAGACGGACACGTTTGAGCGGGAGACGGCCTCCTTCGAGGTGGAGCTGTCTCACACTGGCGTGGAGGGCGTCTGGCAGAAGGACGGCATCCGGGTCAAACCCAGCAACCACTGGCGGGTGAGCTGCAACGGGCTGGTCCACGGCCTCACCCTGTCCAACCTTACCCTGGAGGACACGGGCACCATCGTCTTCTCTGCGGAGGGAGTCCGGACCTCTGCCAGGCTCACTGTCAAGG AGACTCCAGTGACTATCATGAAGAAGCTGATAGACATGAGACTGGAGCAGGGCTCTCCTGCCACATTGGAGTGTGAGCTGTCCAGACAGAACGTGGAGGTCAGGTGGCTGAAG AATGGGACAGAGCTGAAGCCAGGGAAGACCCAGTACCGTATTTACTCCATGGGGAGGAAGAGGTTCTGTCAGCTGCTGCAGTGTAGCCTCTCTGATGCAGGCACCTACACCTGTGACGTAGGAGACGTCAATACATCCTGTAACCTGGAGGTCTATG AGCCTGAACTGGAGGTGCTACATGGGCTGGAGGACCTGTATGTCCAGGAGGACCAGAATGCTGTGTTCATGTGTGAGGTGTCCATGGAGGACGTGACCGGGGAGTGGTACAAGGATGGACACAAGATACGACCCACTAGCACCATCAAGATACGCACAGAGG GGACCAAACACTTCCTTCTCATGTGCAGCGTTAAAGCTGAGGATTCTGGGGAGATCCGCTTTGTGACCAAACAGACAGAATCAACAGCCTACCTAGAGGTGGAAG AGGCCCCCGTGTCTATCGTGAAGCCTCTGAGAGACCGCACGGCTCTGGAGAAGCACCGCGTGATTCTGGACTGCACCGTGTCCACGCCGCGCTGTGAACTCACATGGTACAGAGGCAAGGCAGAGCTGGTGTCTTCTGATAGGCTAGAGATCCACAGTGACGGCTGCTACCATAAATTGACCATCCACGAGGCAACTGTAGAGGATGAGGGTACCTATAGTATAGAGGTTGGGGAGCACACCTCCACAGCCCAACTCCTGGTGGAAG CCCAGTCCCTGGTGATAGAGACAGAGCTGGAGGATGTGGCGGTGACAGCTCCTGACCAGGCCTGTTTCCAGTGTGAGGTGTCCGTGGCCATCAGCAGGCCCCCAGTCTGGACTCTGAACGGAGAGACCATCCAGTCCAGCCCTGATGTCCGCTTAGAGAACCACAGAACCGTCCACAAACTGAACCtgaaacagaccagaccagacatgaGCGGGATGGTTACCTTCGCCATGGGAAAGGCCAAGAGCAGCGCCAAACTGAACGTGATGTGGAAGTAG